A section of the Prevotella melaninogenica genome encodes:
- a CDS encoding BACON domain-containing protein, protein MRIINIHKLMQFSLLYLLLGIVVGCAENDSFEQPYLNVSEKEISFSNQMIEKTITVNTNSKEWIATTPKAWVHLTQKGNEIAVHVDPNTTGIERSSYILVDGGLAVQKIMVSQSAADISLNLSNGEIILPQAGGTTTVDLKIDATSYDLTQNETPEWMQVIKKKHGLKFISKPNYSTTERTTKLTIAFAGKNNDVVVKQPGVSTFILACNPGNPYSLHKMMDYEYRRGSFLTEYGGPDEVNGIFEESYFFKTPSPLFKDVVYVHDTKHSVPTRIYTRSLTREGVNAVKSQAFQDFMKANGYTRDEKDTNHYVNIKEAFTMDVDIREENNSVVLFFYQMHTQDRSYPTFSSLDLGPVDLLNKTDKKISDVEKYEQGKNSEEMKRQMSKSNEVEAILYKTNDPTLIARTYFFFLRSDATTPQDKVGSIEQYSLFYGQPNLGIWQYGNEWFITNEFDKLLTSNNFEFVGYNGKHHIYARRSDYLTLAISGGEYADVNNGKAVMQITVLYKPTVFAGSKEQRLAKVERMLKQTNPKK, encoded by the coding sequence ATGCGTATAATCAATATACATAAGCTGATGCAGTTTTCACTACTATACCTATTATTGGGGATAGTAGTTGGATGTGCTGAGAATGACAGCTTTGAACAACCCTATCTGAATGTTTCGGAGAAGGAGATTTCTTTCTCTAATCAGATGATTGAAAAGACAATTACCGTGAACACGAACTCTAAGGAGTGGATTGCTACGACACCGAAGGCGTGGGTTCACCTTACACAAAAGGGAAACGAGATTGCTGTACACGTTGATCCTAATACAACGGGGATAGAGAGAAGTAGCTATATCCTTGTTGATGGTGGCTTGGCAGTGCAGAAAATCATGGTAAGTCAGAGTGCTGCAGATATCTCACTAAACCTTAGCAATGGCGAGATTATCTTGCCACAGGCGGGTGGTACGACAACTGTCGATTTGAAGATAGATGCTACTTCCTACGATCTTACTCAGAACGAAACACCAGAGTGGATGCAGGTTATTAAGAAAAAGCATGGATTAAAGTTCATTTCTAAACCTAATTATAGCACTACGGAAAGAACGACAAAGCTGACAATAGCCTTTGCAGGAAAGAACAATGATGTGGTTGTTAAGCAGCCGGGCGTGTCAACCTTTATCTTGGCTTGTAACCCAGGTAATCCTTATAGCTTGCATAAGATGATGGACTATGAGTATCGCCGCGGTAGTTTCCTGACGGAATATGGCGGTCCTGACGAGGTAAACGGTATCTTTGAAGAAAGTTACTTCTTCAAGACTCCATCGCCTTTGTTCAAAGACGTTGTCTATGTACATGATACAAAGCACTCTGTTCCAACGCGTATCTACACACGTTCGCTGACAAGAGAGGGTGTCAACGCTGTTAAGTCGCAGGCTTTCCAAGACTTTATGAAAGCCAATGGATATACAAGGGACGAGAAAGATACAAATCATTACGTCAATATAAAGGAAGCTTTCACGATGGATGTAGATATCAGGGAGGAGAATAATAGTGTTGTGTTATTCTTCTATCAGATGCACACACAAGACCGAAGCTACCCTACCTTTAGTAGTCTTGACCTTGGTCCTGTTGACCTTTTGAACAAAACTGACAAGAAGATAAGTGACGTTGAGAAATATGAACAGGGTAAGAATAGCGAGGAAATGAAGCGACAAATGTCTAAGAGCAATGAGGTTGAAGCTATCCTTTACAAGACAAATGACCCTACACTGATTGCTCGTACTTACTTCTTCTTCCTTCGCAGTGATGCTACAACCCCACAAGATAAGGTCGGAAGCATTGAGCAGTACAGCCTGTTCTATGGTCAGCCTAACTTAGGTATATGGCAGTATGGCAACGAGTGGTTCATAACCAACGAGTTTGATAAGCTCCTTACTTCCAACAACTTCGAGTTTGTTGGCTACAATGGTAAGCATCATATCTATGCTCGTCGTTCTGACTATCTGACCTTAGCCATCTCAGGTGGCGAGTATGCTGACGTCAACAATGGTAAGGCAGTCATGCAGATTACCGTCTTGTACAAGCCTACTGTCTTTGCAGGAAGTAAAGAACAGCGGTTAGCTAAGGTAGAACGTATGCTCAAACAAACCAATCCAAAGAAATAA